In Motacilla alba alba isolate MOTALB_02 chromosome 17, Motacilla_alba_V1.0_pri, whole genome shotgun sequence, the DNA window GGAAAATAGGAATAACTCCAGAGGCTTCAGTCCACATTCATCAGTATCGCCTGTTCATCTTCTTGAACTTCTCATAGTGATAATCATCTGTGGCTTTTTCATTGAGAGGACGTTTGCGATTTGGAGGAGACCcttcaaaagaaagagaagacaatTTAATATCTCTGTCCTTTCACAGGAGACATTTCCTGAACTCTGCTACCTCCCTTAGACAGTCCCTCACTTTGCTATTGTACCAAACCTTTGTCAGATAGCTTTGGCAACACTTCAGTTGTGACCTTCACCACTCCACCTCTGACCATCTCTACAGACATCCTCCATCCAGAGTTTCAGGTGCGATCTAGAGGTGCAACAGCCAGCTCTCTTGGACCTGGATTGCTCCACTCCCACTACCTCAGGGCACtcagagaagaagaggaaagcagaagcCAGATTGCTCCTCTGTACAAGACCCCTGAAGAGTTTCAGCGTCTCCTTACAACCATTGAGGTGTGGAACTTACGCTCAGGCTCCGGCCTCTCCGTGTCCCCCACTCTCAGCGGGCGGGGCTTTGGCTCCTCCTTGTTCCTTCGCACTGGTGCATTCAGCTCCTCGTGATAAactgcaagaaagaaaacatcaggTAAGGAATATTATCTGGAGCACTCTTATCCACATGGATACATTTCTATGGCCTGTGTTGTAAGTCATCTTTAccagaaagaacagaaactCAGAACCATCCTTCTTGGAATTGGTTTCTATGGTTAACTAGGCAAGATGAGGCAGAGCAAATTTCAACAGAACTATTTCAAGTGGTGCAAACACTCCTCACTTCCATCAGAACACACCAACCTGATTCCCATCACCCCTGTAAGCATGGAAGGACACAGCAGAAGGCTGCCTTTCCTTTAGATGTCTGCAGCGtcacacagaaattaattcccATCTCCTGTCCAATAAGGTCTGTGTTTGCTTGGCCACCATGTCTGCTCTGGCAGCCTACAAACTGCAGTCTCTCCATCATACACCATCATTGCCAGCACACAAGGCACAGCGGAAAGAAAACATCTTGAAATTTATGAGGCAGTGTCAGTTGGGAGTTCAGAAAGCCCAGCCATGAGAAATACATCCCTCTCCTTGCTGAGgggcagaaggaaaaagccagGCCAGACAGGGTCTATCTGAGCATCCCAGGAAAAACAATCCTGACACACTGGCACATGGATACATAattcctctgtcccagctgggtCAGGAGGGACACTAGACTTACATCTGTTGTGCTGGACATAATTAACAGCCATGTTGGTGGGAACAAAGGAAGTTTCActgtctttctttttgttctgctgttctGCCAGCAGCTTGGCCTTGGCCTCTTCAGTTGAGatgatgttttttatttttgcactagaagaaaaaaaaatactcataGTTAGAAAGGGTACCAGGCCCAGAAGTATGATGTGCATGGGATTGGAGGACAGTAATAGCACTGCTGTGGCATCTGATGCAGTTTTTGAGAGAGGAGGCAGTGCCATAGAAACAGACACTTTGTTTCAAAGGCAAAGTGGAAGCTCCTATCTTGGTGCATCACTTCAGCGCAGTGCTGGGGTTAGGGCACAGAGGAGCCTCTTCCCAGAAGTCACAGGATGGAGCTGCACcaagccctggggctgtgtAGGACCAACCCAGAACAAGACTcaatcccaccccatcccaaacTGGGGATGTACAATCGAggcacagtgctgctctgccagccaaCAGCTGCTCATCCTGGCAGTCCTGGCCAGCAGCCACCGATCTGTGACACACATACTCGATCCCCAGGTCCACTTCAGGAATGCCACTCAGCATCTGGTTGGACAACATCTCCTCAGTCTTCTTGGCAGAGGAGACACGGATGTTCTCCGGCAGCTCGTACAGGGAGTCCTCAGCATTCTTAAGCTTCACCTTCTGCTCCTCGTTCTCCACgattccctttctcttcttcagcTCAGTCTCAATGTACTTCATCCtaaacagcagcacacaggggacagggcatTTAATTCTGTTCCTGTGCTCtgttccagcactgctggagcacagctgcatCCCTGTCCTgacagctgggagagaggaaagaatcATCTCTCCAAAAGCACTCAGCTAATACTAGCAGCAAGAATTAATTGTCCAAGAAACAATCAGATCCTCCAAGGTCTTTAacagccagcagggatggcTCCCACTGTGATTTACTGCCAAGCTGGCTGCTTGGCACCTCCTAGCTTTGTTCATGAAAAAGCCTTCTCAACTCCAGGAGGCTGGAAGTGAAAGGGCAAGGGAAGCTTTCAGTGAGAACTGGGAAGATGTCCTGGGACTACTCAGAACccacaacataaaaaaaaataactgttgaGCTGCCACCCAGCCTGATTCAGCACCAGAGACACAACACAGCACAACTCACATGTCAGCATCTTCATCCCGCCTGTTGGTTTCTGCTGAGAAGGAAGTTCCCAAGTTCAGATCTTCCTCTTCATTGATTCTAAGTGGAAACCACAATGTTTAcaggttttggtggtttttttgttggctgtttgggttttttgggagaggtgtgtgtggtgggttttttaaaagtaatttaacaAGTTAGAGCAAAAGTAACTAATCAGACTGCATCATATGAAACTCTTCAAAGTGACACAACCTCTGGTTAATTAATTACCAGTTGTCATTAAATACTAGTCCAGGGAGAGATTTTCAGAGCTCATGTGCACTTACCTGTCTTTGCCtctttctttcagcttcttCATATCTACCATTCCCCCAGATTTTATCTTAAATGGGTCATCctgtaaaacatgaaataacaaaaacccCTGAAGCTTCCCTCTAGTTTAATGCTAGTCTTCAAAATCTGCACAAAACCACGGGAAACGTTTAGGACTTGAGCTGTGACTcagctgtgccccaggctgGACTGACACAGTCAGTGTTCTCACACCATCACAAGTGAGCCCCGAGGTGATGGAGCTGTCCAGCACTTACCACAAGTGTGGCTTCCTCTTGCAGCTTCTCTCCCACCAGCAGAGCAACAGCACTGGTCAGGCAGATAAAGAAAGAAGATAACATTCAGCAGAAGGAAATACAGTACCAGCAGTACTGCACTGCTTTATCCCTCTCTAAGTCTCCCTGTCTTTTCCATCCTCAGGCTTTAACAGAGGAACTCCCCTGTCTGGAACACAACTTTGGCAGTGTCTGACATGAGGGTTTGTACTGGAAGGAGATGACAAGAGAGAATTGACTGTCACATCACGCCCCTGGACAAAACTCAGTTTCTCCTCGGCAGTGCCACATCCCTTACCTCACCCCATTGGGCCGCTTTCTGAGGCTCTGAACTTCTTTGGCTTCCTCAAGTTTTAacctaaagaagaaaatacatttgacTTAGTACTTGATGCTTTGGTTTTAATtagttcattttattttctgcagttaaCACAGAATTTTCTACTCAACTTTGCCCTAAACCTCTGCGTATCAGCATCCACTATTTGGGTTTCAAGTTAAATAGGTATTTTCTATCTGTTTAAGCAATCCCACGCATTTGAGCAATCacaaaaaaaactaaaaacaagAGACCTGCTGTATTTGCTCCTTTCTGATGCCGTCCCTCAGCTGAGGAAGGCAGCACCAAACACTGAAAGGCTTGAGGAAGAAGCCGGTTTGGGAAGGATGAGCCAAAATGCATCCAGGCATGAGTGACTCTGAAGAAAGTTGTTGGGGAATTGAATTCTCAAGAGTTTCTCCCTAAACTGAGAAGAATCCCTAACTTGAGGGATCGCGTAACGCTGTGACGCACGCTGTGACGTCACGCCACATCAGCGGTTCAACGCGGCACTACGACGTGACGTCACCGCCCGCAGCACAGCCGTACGTGACGATGTGACGGGACACGATGTCGCGACACCGGGACACCGCACTGCTGGGCTAAAGCACACCCAGGTCCCGTCCCGCCCCTCGACCGCCGCAGGGCCGGGCGCGGCTGGGTTCCCGctgggcccggcccggctccccgCCGGCGCCCGACCCACCTGACCTCCTCGGCGAGCTgctcgtcctcctcctcctcgtcctcgtCCTCCCGGCGCCGGCGGAAGGATTTCTGGC includes these proteins:
- the C17H9orf78 gene encoding telomere length and silencing protein 1 homolog, which translates into the protein MPGQKSFRRRREDEDEEEEDEQLAEEVRLKLEEAKEVQSLRKRPNGVSAVALLVGEKLQEEATLVDDPFKIKSGGMVDMKKLKERGKDRINEEEDLNLGTSFSAETNRRDEDADMMKYIETELKKRKGIVENEEQKVKLKNAEDSLYELPENIRVSSAKKTEEMLSNQMLSGIPEVDLGIDAKIKNIISTEEAKAKLLAEQQNKKKDSETSFVPTNMAVNYVQHNRFYHEELNAPVRRNKEEPKPRPLRVGDTERPEPERSPPNRKRPLNEKATDDYHYEKFKKMNRRY